One Marasmius oreades isolate 03SP1 chromosome 2, whole genome shotgun sequence DNA segment encodes these proteins:
- a CDS encoding uncharacterized protein (BUSCO:EOG0926195C), translated as MITLPRTRQHVASGPALSLYSMIPLHVLLLSFPLGCFAALEKTFGVPPSLLPRYVPVKSSWKCLDGSKQIPWDFVNDDSCDCPDGSDEPGTSACANKNSAFYCHNVGHIGATIRSSRVNDGLCELECCDGSDELPGVCPNTCKEVGEAYRKKRNEEMKIRKTGSKIRSTYIIFAQKEKKRLESLVESTSQEIVVRRNEVARLKDIVDRAESISAAALEHKKESPLYISLMEHYTALKSLQREHKKLQDRSKELSTILDTLRTGYNPNYQDMAVLEAVRGWEQIAGLEHINDVGKDKEEEKEEEEKQAQPAVQEEDDGMWTAEELEQDLDELLNTDYVSLLLEHDEHVRTPVKGTLLFDLASYLPDTVLPQYEEIKNTVLSWFRLLGVIRGDDTSASESSRARQAFTDAENALKKAEENKKNAEDDLDDLFSVEGFGKDGEWKKLDGLCLEKDTGEYTYEVCLFGEARQKPNKGGSTFSLGHFDGWNSSPDVTPGEPEYYKKQYYKHGARCWNGPERSVVLELSCGTENALLTVVELEKCEYGITGTTPALCLPISESEGKDNNREEL; from the exons ATGATTACTCTTCCCAGAACACGTCAACACGTCGCGTCCGGGCCAGCGCTTAGCCTTTATTCGATGATACCACTACacgtcctcctcctctcatTTCCCTTAGGATGCTTTGCAGCCCTAGAAAAAACATTCGGAGTTCCCCCGTctcttctccctcgataTGTCCCAGTGAAGTCTTCCTGGAAATGCTTAGACGGGTCTAAACAAATACCCTGGGACTTTGTAAACGATGATTCTTGCGACTGCCCAGATGGGAGTGACGAGCCTGGAACTAGTGCATGTGCGAACAAGAATAGCGCTTTCTATTGTCACAATGTCGGACATATTGGTGCGACGATACGAAGTTCGAGGGTAAATGACGGGCTTTGTG AACTTGAATGCTGTGACGGCTCCGATGAGCTTCCCGGCGTATGCCCCAACACCTGTAAGGAAGTCGGCGAGGCGTATCGTAAGAAACGGAATGAGGAGATGAAGATTCGGAAGACG GGTTCCAAAATCCGTTCCACATATATCATTTTTGCACAAAAGGAGAAGAAGCGACTTGAATCCCTGGTCGAAAGTACTTCTCAAGAGATCGTCGTCCGCCGGAACGAAGTGGCAAGGTTGAAAG ACATTGTAGACCGCGCCGAGTCCATTTCCGCCGCCGCACTGGAACACAAGAAGGAGTCTC CCCTTTACATCTCTTTAATGGAACATTACACTGCCCTTAAATCCCTCCAACGGGAGCACAAAAAACTTCAGGATCGCTCGAAAGAGCTCAGCACAATTCTGGACACTCTGCGCACAGGTTATAACCCTAACTACCAAGATATGGCTGTTCTCGAGGCTGTCAGGGGATGGGAGCAGATTGCAGGATTGGAGCATATTAACGACGTTGGAAAGGataaggaggaggagaaagaagaagaagaaaagcaagCCCAACCAGCAGTCCaggaagaggacgatggCATGTGGACAGCTGAAGAACTGGAACAGGATTTGGATGAGCTTCTGAACACTGATTATGTCTCGTTATTACTGGAACACGATGAGCATGTAAGAACACCAGTGAAGGGCACGTTGT TATTCGACCTGGCTTCTTACCTCCCCGATACCGTACTACCTCAATACGAGGAAATCAAAAACACAGTCTTGTCATGGTTCAGATTGTTGGGAGTCATTCGTGGTGATGACACCAGTGCTTCAG AATCCTCGCGCGCTCGTCAAGCCTTTACTGACGCTGAAAACGCTTTGAAGAAGGCCGAAGAGAATAAGAAGAATGCAGAAGATGATTTGGATGACTTGTTCAGCGTTGAAGGGTTTGGAAAAGACGGTGAATGGAAGAAACTCGACGGCCTTTGTTTGGAAAAGGATACGGGAGA GTACACATATGAGGTTTGTCTATTCGGAGAAGCGAGGCAGAAGCCCAATAAAGGAGGGTCAACATTCAGTTTGGG GCATTTCGACGGCTGGAACTCATCGCCCGATGTTACACCCGGAGAACCAGAGTATTATAAGAAACAATATTACAAACATGGCGCCAGATGCTGGAACGGACCTGAGAGAAGTGTTGTA CTCGAGCTATCTTGTGGAACAGAAAACGCGCTTCTTACGGTTGTAGAGTTGGAGAAGTGTGAGTATGGGATCACTGGTACGACGCCTGCTCTTTGCTTGCCTATCAGCGAGAGTGAGGGGAAGGATAACAATAGAGAGGAACTTTAA
- the RPS25A gene encoding ribosomal 40S subunit protein S25A (BUSCO:EOG09265SHL): protein MAKAKVAAPSGGKAAKKKKWSKGKVKDKSQHLVTLDRPTYDRALKEVPTFRFISQSILIERLKIGGTLARVVIRHLEKEGQIKRIVHHSRQLIYTRATAASTD from the exons ATG GCCAAAGCAAAAGTTGCTGCACCCTCGGGCGGCAAAGCCGccaaaaagaagaagtggTCCAAGGGAAAGGTTAAGGACAAGTCTCAGCACTTAGTCACACTCGACAGGCCCACATACGACCGTGCCTTGAAGGAAGTCCCCACCTTCCGTTTCATCAGCCAGTCTATCCTCATTGAGAGGCTGAAGATCGGTGGAACCCTTGCGAGAGTTGTGATTCGGCATCTGGAGAAGGAGGGACAGATTAAAAGAATTGTGCACCATTCAAGGCAGTTGATCTACA CACGAGCAACGGCGGCATCGACAGATTAG